From the genome of Labrus bergylta chromosome 4, fLabBer1.1, whole genome shotgun sequence, one region includes:
- the LOC109996743 gene encoding peroxiredoxin-6 yields the protein MPGLLLGDVFPDFEAEATTGHIKFHEFLGDSWGILFSHPRDYTPVCTTELGRAARLSSEFSKRNVKLIALSIDDLENHHGWTKDILAYNCEESGCSSLPFPIITDSQRELAVALGMLDPDEKDKDGMPLTARCVFIIGPDKKLKLSLLYPATTGRNFDEILRVVDSLQLTAGKRVATPADWKPGDCVMVSPSMSEEEAASLFPEGVYTKDLPSGKKYLRYTPKP from the exons ATGCCGGGACTGCTGCTCGGGGATGTATTTCCTGATTTTGAGGCTGAGGCTACGACTGGGCATATCAAATTCCATGAATTTCTCGGAGATTC GTGGGGGATCCTGTTCTCCCACCCCAGAGACTACACCCCCGTCTGCACCACAGAGCTGGGCCGCGCTGCAAGACTGAGCAGTGAGTTCAGTAAACGCAACGTGAAATTGATCGCCCTGTCCATCGATGACCTGGAGAATCATCACGGCTGGACCAAG GACATCCTGGCCTACAACTGTGAGGAGTCGGGGTGCAGCTCTCTGCCCTTTCCCATCATCACGGACAGTCAACGGGAGCTGGCAGTCGCCCTCGGCATGTTGGACCCTGACGAGAAGGACAAAGATGGCATGCCACTCACCGCCCGCTGT GTGTTCATTATCGGCCCTGACAAAAAGCTCAAACTGTCACTTCTCTACCCGGCCACCACAGGACGCAACTTTGATGAAATCCTGCGGGTGGTGGACTCACTCCAGCTCACGGCGGGGAAACGAGTGGCTACACCTGCTGACTGGAAG CCTGGAGACTGTGTGATGGTCTCACCCAGCATGTCTGAGGAGGAGGCAGCCTCTCTGTTCCCAGAGGGCGTATACACCAAAGATCTGCCCTCTGGGAAGAAGTACCTCCGCTACACACCCAAGCCATAA
- the LOC109997255 gene encoding polyisoprenoid diphosphate/phosphate phosphohydrolase PLPP6-like encodes MSSPTFRRNSSRGSVCGNRASFECNVRRRSSSCSYFSPEDLNVSLNQPIFTITLRFLLAIDLWLSKQLGVCACEEASWGGIRPLVRLVEFSGHVIPWIIGTVYTLLRGESVEEQEIMLNLALALLLDLLLVRVVKTVIRRRRPAQNRSEILSTFFVERYSFPSGHATRAALCARFLLAQLVDEASMRFLVVGWAALVSLSRLLLARQYVTDVGFGLAMGYCQYSLVERLWVTWDCVQALLLIGLRERLNRAYCGW; translated from the exons ATGTCCTCGCCCACATTCAGACGGAATAGTTCCCGTGGATCTGTGTGTGGAAATCGGGCATCATTTGAGTGTAATGTCCGTCGCCGGAGCTCCAGCTGTTCTTACTTTTCCCCTGAAGACTTAAACGTTAGCCTTAATCAGCCGATATTCACAATAACACTTCGGTTTCTGCTGGCGATAGATCTGTGGCTGTCCAAGCAGCTCGGGGTGTGCGCATGTGAGGAGGCTTCGTGGGGCGGTATACGGCCCCTGGTGCGCCTGGTTGAGTTCTCCGGGCATGTCATCCCCTGGATCATCGGCACTGTATACACTCTGCTGCGGGGAGAGAGTGtggaggagcaggagatcaTGCTGAATTTAGCCCTCG CTCTGCTGTTGGACCTGCTGTTGGTCAGAGTTGTGAAGACTGTGATTAGACGTCGCAGACCGGCCCAGAACCGCTCTGAAATACTCTCCACCTTCTTTGTGGAGCGATACTCCTTCCCCTCTGGCCATGCCACACGTGCAGCCCTGTGCGCCCGCTTCCTCCTCGCTCAGCTGGTGGATGAAGCCTCCATGCGGTTCCTAGTGGTGGGTTGGGCTGCTCTTGTTAGCCTGTCTCGACTGCTGCTTGCACGACAGTATGTGACAGATGTGGGCTTTGGCCTGGCTATGGGGTACTGCCAGTACAGTCTGGTGGAGAGGTTGTGGGTGACCTGGGACTGTGTGCAGGCCCTCCTGCTCATAGGACTAAGAGAGAGACTCAACAGGGCTTACTGTGGATGGTAG